The window CTACTGTTTTGGGTTAGTAGTACAGTATGAGTTTACTCTGCATTCAAATTTGCTTCTGCTGCATTAGATTAGTTCATCGGATAAATGCCTCTGCTCAATAATTGTTTTGAGGCATTTCCTAGATCAACGTAATAGCCAGCCTAATGTGATTCATGAAGTGCTCTGTTTACAGACCAGTGTGCTCATTTAGCAATCCTAAATCTTTAAGGGTTTCtgcttatttattaatttatttgaatgGGTTAGACAATGTTGGCACAGTCAACATTACCTATAAAAATGTATGTGTGGATACATCTGTGTGTAGGAGCTGTGGTGGGGATGAAGTAACTCTTATTTATTGTCCTCATTGTCAATCTTCAACAGATGTCCTCTAGACCATTAGATAcattactgtgcccatttatgACACACGTTTTACAGCATTATTCTTTGGGATTGCAGATGCCTTTCACAACATTGGTTAAAGCATAAAAACACTCATCAAGCTGTAAAAAGATAAGATATAGATGACTTAGCAATGATTAGTTATCTGATTGAAAGACACATGGGTTGCCTTGTCTCATCTTACAGTATAATTGCCACTTAATTCAGATTTATCTCGGGTTGTTCAAACATTTCCCTCTGTCCTCCAgacaatttatatacagtaattctttCTTGATGAGGTAAATGAACAAGGTTTATTTAGTGAGAGTCTTTGAGTAAAAGTGCATTAATAGCATTATATTTtctaatgcatttaaaatacatattttgccATATAGAGAATCTAAAGAGATTTATTATAATTGCTATTTATTTGGGTTCCCATTAATTTGTGAGTTTACATGAACTGGTAATATTATGCTGTGAGAGGTGCTAGCTGTGCCTAAAAGGGTATCTGCTGACAGTTAAATGTGTATCCTTTTACATAAAGGTGGTATCTTAGACACCTTTTTTTACCTTAAACTGAGTATTTACCTTATTATTTGGGGGGCATTTATTCAAGTGCTCAGTTCAGAAAGCCTGAAGTTGGAACAATTCACAAACTTCTTCCCAGCACATCCATAAAGTTAGGTGGCTAGATTTTGTACCACTAAATACAGATTTAAGGCTATTTGCTTAAAACAATATGGTGCAAATGTCCAAAAGAAGATTAGCCTGGAACTGTTTCTGCATAACAAAGGGAAAATATTGAATGGTCAGGGTGGAACAAGGCAAAATGTTTATGATGTTCGCATCTCTGAAAAGTGAATTGCTAGTTCTTGAGGTTAAGAAATTCTTAAGGAATTTATAAATTGATGAATTCTTGTTGCAACATGTCAATTCTATATATTACTCTTTATTGGATCGTTAACTTTATACCTAACAATACTAAGATTATTCAGTTTTATATGTAAGTCTAAAGTTAATTGTCTGGGTTAATTGGCCTTTGTCTTATCTTTTCTCAGACTTCTGAAACTGTGTGAAGTGGTTGAGCTGACAGCCATCTGAGAGATTACGGTCTTATCAGATGGGcagaaacaaatactgtaacGTGTTTGTGGGCTGCAGATCAGGATTCATTTCCTACAGATTGACTTGGTTTCTCTTCtgttgttatttcctttagaaaGGAAAGTTCTAAATTGTCATCTTAAGTAACTCGAAGTTGTATTACTTAAAATGTGTGTGGAAAAACAAGGATATCTGTGTTATTAAAGGAAGAATACAAAGTAGCTTTTACTGTAACTGATGTGTAAGAATAGTGGATGCGCATTCTTCTTCCCAAATTACTCCCCCTTTGATTAATAGAATTACATTTATATCCAGGTAATTTCTAAAAAAGTTGTTATTGGTTTCAACTTACTAATTTTTAATCTGTTCTTCTAAAGCTTTGTTCTTAAATGTAAAAAggatttttaatgttaataataatattattatctcAGTACCAGCTAAGGAACTGGGTGCAAATTGGGTTTCCTTGCCccgtttcatttaaaaaacagctgaTGTTGATCGGGGctttaattgtatattttacatatgGAAATACTAGAACAGGCAGACTCTGTGGACCAAGGATTTGAAACTTGTCGCTGACACAGATGAATGAAGTATGACGATACAGTGGGCAGTAGTGTACAGTAATTACAGTTTTGCTGTTTAccttcatttgtttttgtttgcagtATGTTCCGGGTTACCTCCAGTGACCCATCATTGGGTTCGGGCTGAATGCGCAGCAGGTGACACATCAGTGCGTACACATGTACAGTTTCAAAGGGCTCCACCTCTAGGTTCTTCTTAAAGTCTGGCCCTACTGCCCGGAAAATTGTCTTCATGTCCATGGCGTCATTGTCAAAGCCATGTTCCCCATTGTTGAACTGTACTGGAATCAACTTaggaaacaacaataaaaatacgtTACTTTAAAGATTACTTTGACATTCGTTGCTCACCGTAGTCAGTGGCACTCGCTTAATTGAATTGATCAGTCTGTATGTTTCTTGCCAAATAAATCAAACGTGAATATGTAAGATGGTATTTGGAATCTGTTCTTattataaaacttaaaaaaaatattttaaaggctGGTTATTTGCTTCAAGAGCATGCAGTGTGAATACAAGGCGCGCTTATTCAAGGTAAAAATGCACAAGAAAAAGCAGGAGCcgattttttctcatttttgtaaGAGATCGAGCTATTTCTGTATATTCACCCTTCGTTTTGAGATTTTTAGTTtacttttattactttttattttaattaaaccgATTAGAAATTATAGTTTCCCCAATACAATATCACTTTACACATGCTTTTTGTGTAATGATCTGATAGGaggttgtagttcaggtgggtagctgcgtcagcatgcgtaggctgcaaaggaactcaCTCTGGCGAACCACCTTAACATCAAGCTGTttgctgaagaaggctccacggccgaaacgttgtgttctctttcttctttttttcagcatggaataaacctattacttgatctgATAGGAGTACATGTTCATATCACAACCAGCAGAGGGCGATACTGTCTCACTAAAAATTTAATCCTGAGTTTACAACAGCGGCATTTTAAACGTTTAACGTTTATTTCAATTAGTAGAagaattaatttcattttaaattagttGAATACTATATATGAGCTGTTAATAGAACAGATTAGACACATCTTAATTTAatgcttaatttgaaaaaaacagttcagaTTTCATAATGATGAAAATATGgatttttaagatatttttctttgttgtcCTTCCTGCTGCACAATTAGCTTAATTTTATCAGCTATTACTACAATAGCGATTAAATATATCCCCATTATCGAATACTGTAGTATGGCTTTGTTAAATATTGTTACACAGAAGTCAGTGAGGGAAACATAAACATTAACTGTCATACATTACAAACTATATTTAAAAGCAtggttaaaaagaaaactttgaGTAACAGCTTACTTCAGCAAACAGCTTGATGTTGAGGTCTGTATTTTATGTTATTGTCCCTTGAGTGTTTCCGATTGTAAGTTTAACTGGAAAAGAGGTTTAGTGTAGTTTATGTTTAAACAAATCAATTGAAAAATGATACAGAAACCAGATGCACTCTCAATGAGATTCcccttaattgtatttttttctggtatATTTGCCAAAACCTTCCTTGTATtgtaatttgctttaaaaacaaactatgTTTTTTTGCCATTATTAAGAATAAACTACTTTCCTTCAGCTGAATCATGCTCTATAGTTGAAAAACAAATGAGTAAATTGTCCATGCAAAACTTGAAAACAGATTGCTTAGTCTTGAACATCTTAAAATCAGGTATAAGCAGTCattatatgttttattataaGAACATTTTGTCCATATAGCCGATTTTCTAGTTATTACttaattaatccaaggatctcacccagccatTTCATGAAGGAGACCAGGCTATTATCTTCAGTaacatggctgtgtagcttgttccatactcatACAGCCATTTGTGCACAGACTTcctgttctaattttaaacacatgtgtcctctggttcatgtttcactcttCATTCTGTCCAAGTCCACTGGGTTAATTTTATCAGTGCCTTTGATGATTTTGAATTAGGATTTTCACAGATTCCCTCATAGTTATCTCTGTTTAAGACTAAACTGATTCAGCTTCTTCAGTCTATGAGTATAGGATATTCTCTTAAATCCCAGAATATATCTGGTGGCTAAtatattctctggactgatgGCAGACCAGAAAGATATTTTCTATAACGGTAACTTAAATTGTACATAATATTCTGAATAAGACTCTGTTAGTACATTGGACAGtatatcccttgatttaaaatctACCATTTTAACTTCTTTGCCCTTTTATTGCCTTCTCACGTTGTTTAGAGGATATAAATGATGTGAACATATTATCTCCAGCTTTTTCATAAGCAGCCTCTTTAAACACTGCACTTCCTATTTTGAATTTGTAGTTATATGTCTACTACCTACAGATAATACTCTGCATTTCTTGAATGTTATCAAGAtcttttgaatttttatttcctgcttcAATAGCATCTGCTATTCCTCTTATTTTGGTGTGGCCTGTAAACCTGTCTAGTTTACCAGCTATACCTGAATCTAGATCATTGACATAAATTaggaagaaaagtggttttagtACAGACTGTGCTACCACCCAATATGAGCTTTCAGCCCAGAtctataatttttatttttaatgtaaccTTTTCTCAGTCCACATGCTTACCagttgtatatataaaaaaaaactagcacCTGATTGTACTTCTGTCCTAAGGGAATCTTTTTTAATGTAGAGTACAACAGTACTAGGGATGGCAATAGTTACCCTTCAATTCAATCTTATCAACATATAGTTTTCTAAATATGTagtaattttttcctcaaagacGCAAGCTGCCAAGATGATTGTGCTTTCTACCAGACATTAACACTTATATAACAGTGATAGGAAaaaagtcatatacagtatggttttTCAAAACAACAGGGACTCCCTTATTTTTAATACTTCATACTAGTCATTTCAAGAAAACCCCAGAATAGTGTTTGCATGAATGTATGGTGATTTCCTCGCTATATCCCAGCAGGGACTGAGTTGATAAAATGCAGTTGCTTGTTACGGGATTAATAGTCTGTTTTCACTTGCCACTGGGAGTgagatgaaaacaaaatcactcCCTTTAGTTTCCAGGAGCCCCAGAGAGATATGAAAATTTTCCATTATCAGTCTCAGACTGTAAACTCATAatgcaaacaaagaaaaatctCTGCCCTCCTGTTGGAATTATAAAGAGGTTAGTAAAGGCAAGCAATGCATGGATGTGGGTGCTAATCTGAGAACTTCATGTTTGCACTATAATTGTACAAGTTGTTGCCAGTGTGAAGAAGGTAGAAGAATTTTTAGCATACTCACCCCATTTATGACATATCCTGGATCTGCATATAGAAACAGGGGCAGAATGCGGGAGTTTTTGGAGTAGTGCAGTCGCCTGGGCATTTCCTCCTTCTTATACACATGCAGTTTTGGGTGTGCGTTCTTCAGGGCATTATAGACCTTATCCAGCAGGCCTTCCTTGGGGAGCAGAAGGCTGGCAGGGCCGTAATCCACAATGTGGAACTGGAGGTCCTTGAAGGAAAATCCTGGGATCTTGGAGAGGGTGATCTCTTGGACCACTGGTGCTCTGTGGACAGTGCTCATTCCGTGGTCGGCAGTGATGATGATGTTAAGGTGGTCCGTGAGGCTGCGCTGGTCAACAACGCTGCGTATGTACCCCACAGTACGGTCGACCTGCTTTACCATGTTCCTTCTCTGGGGGGAGTCAGGTCCGTATTTGTGTCCGGTGCTATCGGGCTCTCCGAAATACAGTGCCACGAAGTCCAGGTGCTGTACCGTGAACCAGTCCATCACCTTGTCCACGTTCTCCCGCCATTGAGTCTCATTGGAATAGTCATAGAAACGTGGCTCCACCTCACTCAGATGGGCCTTCTCACCCTGGTAGGTGGCAGCAGTTCCAGGGAAATGGAGCGAACCTGCCTTCAGACCCTGGGTGGAGGACATCATGCACATCGCCagagtgagacacagagagaggacatggcaatgctatttttcagaatgctttggaagaaacatgttttctcTCATGCATGCAAGGACCATTTGTCAGAACCTATTTTTCAGAAGTTCTGCTCATGTCAGGACTGTTGTTTTGTAATTGCTACCAGTGTGCTATTCATTCAACTACTATATTCTATTAGAAAAACTGATAGTTGAACATTTAAGCAATGCTGATATACGTCATTAAATCATAGTCCAGTAGATAACTTTTAACTCGCAACTCGTCGTCATCATAGAGTAGGTATCAATGATTCATCGGCAATATTCTAACACTGATATAGAAATTGTAACCTCTAAACTATAAATCCATGACAGGGCACTTCACCCTGTTTTTCAAGCTAGCCTGTCATGAACACTTAACTAAATCAAGATAGCTGAGGTAGGGTTCATTTTAACTTGGCTTGTTCTTCATAACAAGCACTCTTGttaacagaacagaacagttttttaaattactcgTTTGTCTAAAatatcttgttttcttttttcccaaaGCTACCATATCCTGAAATCACCTAAATTATTCAAATTAGGAAAGAGATCTTTGTACCCTTTCAATTACTATTACTTAAGTTCAAAACTAGACTAGATTGCATTATCTGAAGCTTAGTTTACAGGATTTGTACTCCACTGTGGcttttttgtgacatttttagCAATACTGTACACATTCTTTACCTGTCTTTGTGCTGTGATCCAGATAGGTACACTGCCATTGTCCCACCATTCATTAACAAACTGAGTCATGTAGTATGGCTTTTTCTCTCCGGTGGTTGTGTTAAACCACATGTTGTGAATCACACCATGGTTCTCCACATACTTCcctgaaaaaagtaaaattgtacTAAATTTTACAGCTTAGGAGATATGGCAATGGCTATTTGCTGTAGGGCAGTTGTTAAAAGAGGAATATTAGTTCATGACTGCAACAATAAGCAACCATCTatctatccatctatccatccatccattttataatcACTTTATCCAAATGAGGGTCGCAGCCAatcttggcaagcaacagaTGCATGGTGGGATAaactctggacaggatgccagtccagtCCGTTGAGCATCAGATAAACACAAACTCAGACACACACTTTCTCACCAGGGCCAActttctcagaagccagttaacttaccagtatatGTGACTGCAAACATGACTGCAGGATAAAACCAGAGCACTCGGAGGAACGCAAACACAGagaaacataaaaactccatgcagctaacaccaatgctaaccaccaccatgccacccccaCTACAATAAGCATTTCTCAACAAAGAAGAGTTCCCCTGGGGAATTAAGGTGATAAAGGAAAACGGTTTAATAAGCAATGAGGTCACCTGTAATCAAAGTGAAGTGTGAAGGGCTGGTGATGGAGATGAACGGTGGTGTGGCATATGTGGCTTTGATCCCATCCTGTGCCATGGCGTCCAAATTTGGCGTGTCCACATCCTGGTCATAATCCCATCGGAAACCATCGAAAGAGATGAGCAGCAGCTTGTTTCGACAACAGGGAGCAGTGCTGCTCAGTGGAGCTCTGAGGGCCAGAGACGCCAGCAGgaagcacacagacagcatcGACACCATGATCAGCACACTGCCAGCTGCACACACTGCTTCTTCCTTGCAGCCCTCTGAGCGCACTGCTCCTATGCACATGGCTTATGATGAGCAAAGTTTTCCTGCTTATCTAATCACAAAGTTTATCTCCTTTGCCAGATTGCAATTGttcagcagattttttttttgcttcattgGCTCGTTTAAgtgattgttttttcttatttcaattATTGTTCTCTAAACAATTGCTTTTTGACTAAATGATTATTCTTTGATTTTCTGCCATATAAAGATGGTGACAagaacaaaatcaaaatcaaaatgataCCGCATGAAAGTAGCATGCTGATGCGTTTAACACAGTTATGCtaaatcatattttaatatttaaatatgttctGAAAATATTCTCTCATGCCAAACACATATTAGTCCACTTCTGCTGGTAGTCTTTTGTTTTGATAGTTCTGTCCAAACCCTGTCTAGGAATATGTTTATAACTTTATTCTTTATAACAGTATTGCTGTGTTATGAAAAATTAGAAAATATGGTGTACATGtgagaatttaaaacaaaaagcactCCTAATACGTGAAACACTGCAAACAGTTTCTTAGGCTTCCCTGCATGTTTCAAACTACCATGTTTGGAGCTATTTGGTAAAATACTTTCTGTGCCTTTTAAGAAAAGGGTTTTTGAATTCACTGAACAGGCCACCTATGTGGTCGACTCTTTTATATGTCTAAAATGTAATGGAAAATCTGTCCTAGTATATGTCTTTAGAACAAAGTTACTAGGTAGACCAGTTATCCTAAGAATTTTTTCCACTCCCTGGAAGccttaaataatgaaaaaatgaacTCTTTAGATAAACTAGTAGCAAAAACAACTGCAATTATTgttgaggtttaaaacaattaaacgaAAAAGCTGTATGAAACAAATGCCTAGAACCTGAAAGCTTCAAGTGTATGAACAAAGTTCTGGCTATCCAACTTTGAAGCAATTCCTTGTGTTCAGCTGAAATGATGAATTTAAACAGATAAACAGCGGACATTTGAAGTTTGGTGAGTCAATGAATGTttctgctgctgtctgaaaatttttttttaaagaattgatCTTCCTGTTCTCAGCAGCCCAAAATATGAAGTGAGCTGAGAGCAGGTTCACTAGTCAGGTCACAGGGATAACTATAGTCACAGAATTCTGTTGCACATTTCTTGCAGGATATGGTATAAGAGAAGTTGTTCCATTTAAGAATTTCCCTATTTTTGTAATCCATCCCTCTGTCTTGGTGATGTTGACAAAACAAGTTGAGAGTGAATTATCTTTGAATTTTCACTCGAATGTACATCTGTATTTTATAGtttcaaataaatttgtttaattgaCCTTGGATGAGTGCATCACTTTTCCAATAAGAAAGCAATTGACTGTagatgatttatttaaaatgtgaaagattTCAACCatatttgtgtgtgcatttgtaACTGGTAGAAATCATGAAAAACAGATGTGCTCATCCAGAGTTAATGTGGGTATTTTTCAAAATCCCAAAAgactgtaactgcaaggttatTGGTGGTTGGAAATTCGCTCTCATCTTTGTTGTCTTAAATTAAAACCCATcataataaagtattttaatggggagattataaaataaaaatattcagtaaAAGTTCTAAAGAAAACGGCTGTAACTGCATCTTGCATGGTTTCCTGTTGGTGGGGGTAACCACCTAATGCGTCTCACTGCCTGCTTTGTCTATGTTTTATGATGTGCCATTATCAATGCCCATCAGATGCCCCATGGACAAAcatactttttttctgtccttgATTTAGGTTCAAAGAAGACATGTTATCTTTTGAAAGATAAGATAAAGAGGTTATAAGAACTCATTATACTCTATTATATTCATTAACTTATATTTGGCATTGGTTCAGTTCATATCATCCTGTAGTAACCTTTAACTCAGTCAAGCCCCCAGAAGGCTGTTAAATGCTCTAGAGCAGGGGTCTCAAACTCAGATGAATATGGGGGCCGCATCAGATAAAATGCGCTAATTGGTGGGCCACATTCATACACATACAAAATGCATCATATATGAAAAAATTActtgaaactgatttttttatttgaaacataaaaaactTTACTCAATATTCTCGACATCATGTGAGATTATTTCTGAAGTTCTTCATTCTAGCTGGCTTTGTTTACAGTGTTTTGCATAGACCAGAATGTCAACATTAGACCTGATATCATGTGATGTAGCCAACCACAATGTTGTTCTTAAATGTTTATAAGTGAGCCTTGACCGTAAAACTGACTTGTTGATCTTCATTGACATAAAAATCTGTTCACATGTGTACCGCCAAACTTTACTAAGATTCTAGCAGACGCAGAGACTCTTAAacctttctgtctttctttatTGATAGCACTCCTGTCAGCTGGCAATCAGGTAACAGAGACGTACACATCAGCTCCTCAGCTTAATGCACTCACAAGGGCTGTGAATAGGACACATAGGCAGGGTTAGGGTACTTACAAGACAAGGGAAAAAACAGGAGTAAACAATGAACTACTGTTGACATTAGGTTTTATAGTCACTATTCACATAAGTAAGGTAACCTAGTGGTCACTCTGCAAACCTCAGACCATTTCCCGACTACAGTTTCCAGCCTGCAGGCACTTGCATTAGTCGGGTGCGCCTCCGCTTCCTGGCAAGGGTGCTACAATATTTCCATGGCAATTTACAGTattgaaacagaaaatgaatagaACAAGAAATTTATCAAATGACCAAAATGACTGAATTTTATTGGTAACTTTTTGTTAATTCATGTAAGCCGTTGTGGGTTGCATGTTTGAGAACCCTGCTCTAGAGACAGGTTTTTAAGTGAGGCAGGGAAAGGACAACTGTATTTTTCTAGATTAATAACAGAAATCAATCAATCATATTTGCTTCTAGGGTTCATTACTCTACtatatgtattgtattgtttgACACTGTCAACACCAATAGAAAGGTGTTGTCGGTAAACATATTGGTATGGATAATTGACTTAGGATAGATATGGATATCTTTCTATAGTTTTTCATCTTTGCTTCTGGTTCCACCTACTGGCCTGCTGTTTTGCTGTCATCTACAGCGAGCACTTTATATTGATGAATCTTATGACATTTGTCACACAATGGCCTGAGGAAGGCCAAAGTGGGTCCGTTTTAGAAAAGATTGGCTCTGCCGCAAAGCACTCAAGTGAAATaagtgcagtttatttacagtgctcccagtcccctataccagaaaaacaaaatcccaaaaaggaacaaaaataattCTTCAAATAAAGATAAATCCTCCTTTTCTTATTGCTTTCTTTCAGTGTTTAGTCACACTACCATACTCACCAACCACCACCAACAACAACGCTCTTAGGCTGAGGAGCCATCTTAAATAGCATGTAAGCCCCTCCCCCTCTGGAACAAACCATTTCTCTAATTTACATGCATGTGGTTTTTCCCATCCCCATAAATAAACCTTGAGAAGTGGGGTTAGGTTTGGCCTTCTGAGGCCATGATAGGCTGACCCAACCTGGAAGtaccaaaaccaaacaaacaGTGAGTATCATCCATTTTGAGTGCGCTTTCCATTCACACCACAATACTCACTCATTCCTGTGTTTAagtatgtgttttatgtatgtgaatgtatgtgaaattaagtaatagcagttattagtcaagccctgagtgtgcaccctcaggaACTTATCTAGCAAATGTTCTACAGAACGTGTATAAATAGTGTATTTCCTGTGCTACCTGTACCTCGTGACAGGCTCCTCTGTGACAACATTGAGGGAAATTTAATGGTATAATGATTATTATGGTCATTACATTATATCTTTCTGTAAGCCTGCCTCCCTGTGACTGTATCTACACTTACCATACCAATCTTGATATTATATTGGAGATTGCTGAAATAACTTAATAAATAACTAAATAATAGAATAATAATTCATCTTAGCCATGCTAATTATTCTTTAGGTCTGTCATTAGAAGCTATAAATGTGAGTAGATGATACCATGTCTGAACTTTTAGCTTGGCTTAAATCTTTGCTTCCGGAGATTTCCATGTGTCTTATTGCTTGTTTCCTAATATGTTTGGATGCCAAAATGCATTAAATTGTGGTTTCACTTAGAGGGCTATAAAATCTTTAATTGAAAGACACATTGCAATGTATGTTGCACTCACTTGCCTCTGTGTAGGTTTTTTGCTAACTCCGTTGTGACCTTAACATATCATCACGAGGACCAGTTTAAGACTCCTGTTTGGTACCAATTGGAAAGTATGATCTACAGCAGCTAGAGTGCAAAACTGACAAGGTTATTTATAGAGGTCTGGCATGTAGGAACTTCATTGAAATTGATGAACTGTCTTCTTAGGAAATTCTAGTGCAATGGAAAAGACACTGGGAATGGTATACATTTCTTAAAGAGTAAAGTCTCACActgagatgtaaaaaaaaacaataagcaaGAGACCCTCACCTTTGGGTCTAGCTTGGTAACAGAACAACAGCGATTAAAGATTTAAGAGGTATTATCATCAGTTACAACTAGCTTTCACACTGGAACAGAACACTCTGCTTTTATCAGCCCTGCCTCTTTGCTGCCTTTCTCAGAAATAGTTTTAGCAACAGGGAGGTTTTGTAGTGtacttttcaatttcaattgaaTTTTCATTCAGTTCTAGTTCTTGTAGAAGATTGAGGTTATAGATGCCCTCCAACAAGCCAAAACAGGATTGTTTTGGCAGCTGTCATGAACAGCTGTGAGATCTCATAACCACCCTCCTGTTAAGCTTCACCTCGTAGTTGCCCTGAGCAGCTCTGTCATTCTCTTTCTGTTGTTGGAAGCTAATAATTCATTTCCCTAATCCATTTCTAGAGTTCATATTGTCAGTCGACCAAGCAGCTATTTTTTAGCACTTTAATTAAATGCCAAGTCTTTAGCTGAGATATGAAATTCATTTGCCTTTGTGTTGTTTTACTCCAGACATTAATTTATGTTTCTTCTGTCTTAACATTTTACAGACCGATACAAATGAAAGatgaaaattcatttttttatcttgtACTGAACATTCACTCTTTACTTTAGAAATTGTTTTGTAATTCAACAGTAATGTTACCACCACCTCTTGTATACAGTTACTTTTCGTATAATTATTTGCACATTTAACTTTAAGATGCATTATTTGGGCTTGTGCTGTCATGGGATAGACATCTTCATGTGTTTCTTATGGGCCCCAGGCTCCACAACATGTCAGACATTACCTGCACGAATGGGTTATTCCAAATTCAGGACAGGGTTTTACAGATTTCAACACTGGGAGGCACCATTTATTCATAGGACAGGTGCCACTTTATGTGACATTTTCTtcctatatatatttatacGAGTATCAGTTAATTAGGATACAGTGTTTCTTTTCAAAATTGTGTTGAATTTAGTATACCCTTTGGTTAACCCCTATAGTTTGCTTTACTTCACTTTAAGCTTCAGTGGAAGATACAGCACCATTTGTGACTGTTATGC is drawn from Lepisosteus oculatus isolate fLepOcu1 chromosome 9, fLepOcu1.hap2, whole genome shotgun sequence and contains these coding sequences:
- the LOC102682988 gene encoding ectonucleotide pyrophosphatase/phosphodiesterase family member 7, which encodes MVSMLSVCFLLASLALRAPLSSTAPCCRNKLLLISFDGFRWDYDQDVDTPNLDAMAQDGIKATYATPPFISITSPSHFTLITGKYVENHGVIHNMWFNTTTGEKKPYYMTQFVNEWWDNGSVPIWITAQRQGLKAGSLHFPGTAATYQGEKAHLSEVEPRFYDYSNETQWRENVDKVMDWFTVQHLDFVALYFGEPDSTGHKYGPDSPQRRNMVKQVDRTVGYIRSVVDQRSLTDHLNIIITADHGMSTVHRAPVVQEITLSKIPGFSFKDLQFHIVDYGPASLLLPKEGLLDKVYNALKNAHPKLHVYKKEEMPRRLHYSKNSRILPLFLYADPGYVINGLIPVQFNNGEHGFDNDAMDMKTIFRAVGPDFKKNLEVEPFETVHVYALMCHLLRIQPEPNDGSLEVTRNILQTKTNEGFGVLTQVFIGLTAAAGFLVVVFVIITVHTVHKRRKSQHRSKKNGLDEKCPKTKQSRF